GACGGACGTGATCCCCTTCGTCAATGTCGGCGAGCGCACCAACGTCACCGGCTCGGCCCGCTTCCGCAAGCTGATCACCGCCGGCGACTATACCGCCGCGCTGCAGGTCGCCCGCGACCAGGTCGAGAACGGCGCGCAGATTATCGACGTCAACATGGACGAGGGTCTGCTCGATTCCGAAGCCGCGATGGTGACCTTCCTCAACCTCGTCGCCGCCGAGCCCGACATCGCCCGCGTGCCTGTCATGGTCGATTCCTCGAAATTCTCGGTGATCGAGGCCGGCCTGAAATGCGTGCAAGGCAAGCCGATCGTCAATTCGATCTCGATGAAGGAGGGCGAGGAGAAGTTCATCCACGAGGCCATGATCGCGCGGCGCCATGGCGCGGCTGTCGTCGTGATGGCGTTCGATGAAGTCGGTCAGGCCGATACGTTCGCGCGCAAGACCGAAATCTGCAAGCGCGCCTACGACATCCTGGTGAATCGCGTCGGCTTCCCGCCGGAAGACATCATCTTCGACCCGAACATCTTCGCGATCGCGACCGGCATCGAGGAGCACAACAATTACGGCGTCGACTTCGTCGAGGCGACGCGCTGGATCCGCCAGAACCTGCCGGGTGCGCACATCTCGGGCGGCGTCTCCAACCTCTCGTTCTCGTTCCGCGGCAACGAGCCGGTCCGCGAGGCCATGCACTCGGTGTTCCTGTATCATGCCATCAAGGCCGGCATGGACATGGGCATCGTCAATGCCGGTCAGATGATCGTCTATGACGACATCGATCCGGAGCTGCGCCAGACCTGCGAGGACGTCGTTCTCAACCGCGATCCCGGCGCGTCCGAACGCCTGCTGGCACTCGCGGAAAAATTCCGCGGCAAGAAGACGGAGAGCAAGGAAGCCGATCTCGCCTGGCGCGAATGGCCGGTGGAGAAGCGGCTGTCCCACGCGCTGGTGCACGGCATCACCGAATTCATCGAGCAGGATACCGAGGAAGCGCGCAAGGCCTCCTCGCGGCCGCTCGACGTCATCGAAGGCCCGCTGATGGCCGGCATGAACGTGGTCGGCGATCTCTTCGGCGACGGCAAGATGTTCCTGCCGCAGGTCGTCAAATCCGCGCGTGTGATGAAGCAGGCGGTCGCTTACCTCATGCCGTTCATGGAAGAGGAGAAGGCGCGCAATCTCGCCAGCGGCATCGGCGGCGCGGTCAATTCCTCCGCCGGCAAGATCGTACTCGCCACCGTCAAGGGCGACGTCCACGACATCGGCAAGAACATCGTTGGCATCGTGCTCCAGTGCAACAATTATGAGGTCATCGACCTCGGCGTGATGGTGCCGGCCGCCAAGATCGTCGAGACCGTGAAGGCGGAGAAGGCCGACATCGTCGGCCTGTCCGGCCTGATCACGCCCTCGCTCGACGAGATGGCGTTCTTCGCCGGCGAATTGCAGCGCGAAGGCTTGAAGCTGCCGCTCCTGATTGGCGGCGCCACCACGAGCCGCGTGCATACCGCGGTGAAGATCGACCCGAGCTACCGGGCAGGTCCCGTGGTGCATGTCAACGACGCCAGCCGCGCTGTCGGCGTCGCCTCCTCGCTGCTCTCGCCCGAGAAGCGCGAGGCCTATGCCGCCGAGGTGCGCGCGGAGTATGCGAAGATCTCCGAGGCGCATCTGCGCGCGCAGGCCGACAAGAAGCGCCTGAAGCTTAGCGATGCCCGCGCCAACCGCGTGCCGATCGATTTCGCCGCGAACAGGCCGGTGAAGCCGACCTTCCTCGGCATCAAGACGTTCGACGCGTACGATCTCGCCGAGCTCGTCGACTGCATCGACTGGACGCCGTTCTTCCAGACCTGGGAGCTCGCCGGCCGATTCCCCGCCATCCTCAACGACGCCAAGGTCGGCGAGGTCGCGCGTTCGCTCTATGACGATGCGCGCAAGATGCTCGACACCATCGTCAAGGAAAGGTGGTTCCGGGCGCGCGCCACGATCGGCTTCTGGCCGGCGAACGCGCAAGGCGACGACATCGTGCTCTACGCCGACGAGAGCCGGACCAAGACGATTGCAACGCTGCATACGCTGCGCCAGCAGCTCGAGAAGCGCGAGGGCCGCTTCAACGCGGCGCTGTCCGACTTCATCGCGCCGGCCGGCACGGGCGTGCCCGACTATGTCGGCGGCTTCGTCGTCACTGCCGGCATCGGCGAGGATGCGGTCGCCGATCGCTTCAAGAAGGCCAATGACGACTATTCGTCGATCCTGTGCAAGGCGCTCGCCGATCGCCTCGCCGAAGCCTTTGCCGAGCGCATGCATGCCCGCGTGCGCCGCGAGTTCTGGGCCTATGCGCCGGACGAGGCGCTCTCGAACGACGAGCTGATCCTGGAGAAATACCAGGGTATCCGCCCTGCGCCGGGCTACCCCGCCCAGCCCGATCACACCGAGAAGGCGACGCTGTTCGCACTGCTCGACGCCGAGAATACCGCCGGCGTGAAGCTCACCGAGAGCTTTGCGATGTGGCCGGGCTCGTCCGTGTCGGGGCTCTATTTCGCAAATCCCGAGAGCTATTACTTCGGCGTCGGTAAGATCGAGCGCGACCAGGTCGAGGATTATGCCGTGCGCAAGGGCATGGATGTCACCGAGGTCGAACGCTGGCTTGCACCGGTCTTGAACTACATTCCGGCGCAGCGGAGTGCGGCCAAGAGCTCGTTCGCGGCGACGCCCGCAAACGACGTGTCGTCGGACGACCTCGCCTCCCATCCCCCGGGCTGCACCTGCGCCGTCCATCTCGTCTGGCAGAAGAAGCGCGCAGGCGCGGGATAAGGTGCCCTTCCTGCTATTGCCCTCACGTGCAGGGTGATCGCATGTGCTGATGAAGTCGTCATGCCCGGGCTTGTCCCGGGCATCCACGTTCTCTGTACCAGCAAGGCAAGACGTGGATGGCCGGGACATAGGCGAGCGGAAGCGACGCCGTCCTTCGGACGGCTATGCCCGGCCATGACGATGCGGAAGGTCGCGGTCATCGCATTTCAAACATCCGCGCAAATTCCGTTTCAAACTTTGTAGGCGGTGAAACCGTGATCGAGATCGCGTTCAATGGAGCCAATCCAACTCCAGCATGCGAGCCGACCATGACCGCCATTCCCGAAGGTTTTGAACCGCATTTCCGCAAGAGCCCGCTCACCGAGCCCTGGGAGCCCCTGTACGCCAAGAAGACGGACAAGGCGGTGAACCTCGGCCTGCGGCTGGCAAAGCCGCACACCAACGGCCGCGGGCTGATCCATGGCGGGCTGATCGCGGCATTGTCCGACAACGCCATGGGCTATAGCTGCGCGCAGGCGACGAACTGGACCACCACGTTCGTGACGATCTCGCTGTCGGTCGATTTCGTCGGCTCGGCCGAGATCGGACAATGGCTTGCGATCGAGAGCGACGTGATCAAGACCGGCAGCACGATCTGCTTCGCGCAGAGCCTGATCAAGGCCGACGACGCCGTGATCGCGCGCGCCAGCGGCACGTTCCGCGTGGTGCCGAAGAAAGGGTAGCTATAGTCATTCCGAGGCGCCTCGAAGAGGCGACCCCGGAATGACGGCGATCACCCAAACCTCCACGCCGTCGTCTCCACCACGAGATCGATGAACGCCCGCACCTTGGCCGAGAGCAGGCGCGAGGTCGGATAGACGATGTGGATCGGCATGGCCGGCTGCTCGTACTTTGCCAGCACGATCCTGAGCCGTCCGCGCTTGATGCCCTCGGCGGCCTGATAGGCCAGCACGCGGGTCACGCCGCCACCGGCCTCGGCATATTGCAGGGCCGCGTCGGCGCTGTTGCTGATGAAGCGCGGGTGAGGTGCCACCTCGACATCGCGGCCGTCGCGAAGGAAACGCCACTCGGACGCGGGACCAAACTGGATGGTCTGGTGCGAGGCGAGCGCCTCCGGCGTCTTCGGCTCGCCATGGCGCTTCAGATAGGCTGGCGCGGCGACCACAATCCGCCGCATCTCGCCGACCTGGCGCGCCACCAGCGAGGAATCGGCGAGATGGCCGATGCGCACCGCGGCGTCGACGGCATCCTCCACGAGGTTGACAAGATGGTCCGACAGCCGCAGCTCGCAGGCGACGTCGGGATAGCGCTTGAGATAAGCGGCCATCACCGGCCCGACATGCAGTCGGCCGAAGCCGACCGGCGCCGACACCACCAGCCGCCCGCTCGGCCGGTTGCGCTCCGCCCGCGCGGAGCCGTCGGCCTCCTCGACGTCGGCGAGAATGCGCCTTGCGCGCTCCAGGTAACGCGCGCCGACGTCGGTCAGCGTGACCTGGCGCGTGGTCCGCTGCAACAGGCGCGCGCCGAGATGCTCCTCCAGCGCCGCGATCTGCCGCGTCACCGCCGAGGGCGACAGGTGCAGCTTGCGCGCGGCCGGCGCGAAGCCGCGCAAATCGGCGACGGTGACGAAGACCTGCATGGCGTCGAGACGGTCCATGACATTATTGCATATATCGCAATGATGAAGTGTCAAGCGGGTCGATTGTTTTGGCCGCCAGAAGGCCCATTTTAACGTCCGAAAGACGCGACATGCGCCGGGATTTTCAGGAGATGTTCCGATGACGGCAGCGCACAGCTATGCGAGCGACGTGGCCTTCACGCCGGCGGTGAAGTCGATCCAGACCCGAAAGGGTTCGCGCGAGGCCTATGCCCGCGCCGAGCAGCGCGGCTGGCGCACCGAGATCGACGAGAACCTGGCGGCGTTTCTTGCCGATGCCAACAGCTTCTATCTCGCCACCGCGTCAGCCGACGGCCAGCCCTATATCCAGCACCGCGGCGGACCGAAGGGTTTTGTGAAGGTGCTGGACAAGCAGACGCTTGCCTTTGCCGACTATGCCGGCAACCAGCAATATCTCACCCAGGGCAATCTGTCGGAGAATACCAAGGCCTACATCTTCGTGATGGACTACGCCCATCGCCGCCGGGTGAAGATCTGGGGCGAGGCGCGCGTGGTCGAGGACGACGACGCGCTGACGCAATCGCTGATGCCGAAGGGATATCGGGCACGGCCCGAGCAGGTGATCGTGTTCAAGATCGCGGCCTGGGATACGAACTGCCCGCAGCACATCCCGCAAAAGTTCGATGCAGCGGACGTCGCAGCGGCGCTCGCCGCGCGCGATCAGCGGATTGCGGAGCTGGAGGCGGAGGTGGCGGCGCTGAAGGGACAGGCGGCGGCGAATTGAGTGGCCCTCTTCGCCTCTCCCCGCAGGCGGGGAGAGGCCGGTATCCGCGCAAAGCGGATTCCGGGTGAGGGGGAGCTTCCACGAGTCCAGCTTTCACCGTTCCCGCGGACGCGGCCCCTCACCCCAACCCTCTCCCCGTAAGAACGGGGAGAGGGAGAAGATCACTCACAGCACACTCTCGCCTTCGTGCTGGAAGCCGAGGTAGCTTGCCGCGACGCGCTCGTTGGCGGCGATGTCGCTGGCCTTGCCGCTCAGCACGAACTCGCCAAGCTCCATCACATAGGCATGGTCGGCGATCTTCAGCGCGGCCTGGGCGTTCTGCTCGACCAGGAGCACGGAGACGCCGCCGGCGCGCAGCTCGGTGACGATACGGAAGATGTCGGCGACGATGATCGGGGCGAGACCGAGGCTCGGCTCGTCGAGCATCAGGAGTTTCGGCTCCCCCATCAGCGCGCGGCCCATCGCCAGCATCTGCTGCTCGCCGCCGGACAGGGTGCCCGCGAGCTGCTTGCGGCGCTCCTTGAGCCGCGGAAACAGCGTATAGACCCGCTCGATCGAGGCCTTCGCCCTGCTCTTCTCGATGCGGAAAGCCCCGAGCTCGAGGTTGTCCTCGACATTCATGGTCACGAACAATTCCCGGTGCTCAGGGACCAGGCCGAGGCCCATCGCGACGCGATCCTCGATATCGAGTCGCGCCAGATCGTGCCCGGCAAAGGCGACGCGGCCCTTCAGCGGCAGGACGCCCATAATGGCGGAGAGCAGCGTGGTCTTGCCGGCGCCGTTGGCGCCGACGATGGTGACGATCTCGTTCGCGCCGACCTCGAGCGAGACCGAGCGCACGGCCTCGACCTTGCCATAGGCGACATGCGCGTCGACGACGGACAACAGCGCGCTCATGCCGCCACTCCGAGATAGGCCTTGATCACTTCGGGATTGGTTTTGATCGTGGCGGGCGTGCCCTCCGCGATCTTGGTGCCGAAGTCGAGCACCACGATGCGATCGGCGAGATTCATCACGAAGCCCATGTCGTGCTCGACCAGCAGCACGGACATGCCGCCGTCGCGCAATTCGCGCAGCAGCGCCGCGAGCCGCTGCTTCTCCATGTGGCGCAGGCCCGCGGCCGGCTCGTCGAGCAAGAGCAGCATCGGATCGACGCAAAGGGCACGCGCGATCTCGACGATGCGCTGCTGTCCCAGCGACAGACTGCCTGCGAGCTGATGCATCTGGTCGGCAAGTCCGACCCGCTCGATCTGGCGCGCGGCTTCGGCGAGCAGCTTGGCCTCATCGGTGCGGTCGAGCCGTAGCATCGAGGAAATCGGGCCGGAATGGCCGCGCAAGTGCGCGCCGATCGCGACGTTCTCCAGCACGGTCATGTCGGGCACCAGCTTGACGTGCTGGAACGTGCGGGAGATGCCGAGCTCGACGATCTCCTGCGGCGGCGCATTGTCGACCTTTTTGCCAAGCACGGAGATCGAGCCGGAGGTGGCCGACAGCACGCCGGTGATGAGATTGAACGTCGTGCTCTTTCCGGCGCCGTTCGGCCCGATCAGCGCGACGATCTCGCGGGCCCGAACGTCGAAGGAGACGTTGTTGACAGCGATCACCCCGCCGAACTGCTTGCGCGCCTTCTCGACCTGAAGCAGCACGCCGGACTCACCGGCGGCACGTACGCGTGCCGGCAAGGTCAGCGACGTATCCGGCTTT
The DNA window shown above is from Bradyrhizobium sp. CB1650 and carries:
- the metH gene encoding methionine synthase, producing MTVPVSPKRTALLAAARERILVLDGAMGTMIQGLQLDEAAFRGERFKNFHRDLRGNNDLLILTQPQAIEDIHAAYLRAGADIVATNTFSTTSIAQADYDLTDVVYEMAREGARLAGNAAKRVAAEDGKPRFVAGAIGPTNRTASISPDVANPGYRAVTFDDLRKSYGEQIRGLIDGGVDLLLVETIFDTLNAKAALYAIAEITEERGIDVPVMVSGTITDKSGRLLSGQMPEAFWNSVRHAKPVTIGFNCALGAEDLRAHIADIGRVADTLVCAYPNAGLPNEFGQYDESPDYMARLIGEFARDGLVNIVGGCCGTTPEHIAAIAAAVAPHKPRVVPEIAPRLRLSGLEPFVLTDVIPFVNVGERTNVTGSARFRKLITAGDYTAALQVARDQVENGAQIIDVNMDEGLLDSEAAMVTFLNLVAAEPDIARVPVMVDSSKFSVIEAGLKCVQGKPIVNSISMKEGEEKFIHEAMIARRHGAAVVVMAFDEVGQADTFARKTEICKRAYDILVNRVGFPPEDIIFDPNIFAIATGIEEHNNYGVDFVEATRWIRQNLPGAHISGGVSNLSFSFRGNEPVREAMHSVFLYHAIKAGMDMGIVNAGQMIVYDDIDPELRQTCEDVVLNRDPGASERLLALAEKFRGKKTESKEADLAWREWPVEKRLSHALVHGITEFIEQDTEEARKASSRPLDVIEGPLMAGMNVVGDLFGDGKMFLPQVVKSARVMKQAVAYLMPFMEEEKARNLASGIGGAVNSSAGKIVLATVKGDVHDIGKNIVGIVLQCNNYEVIDLGVMVPAAKIVETVKAEKADIVGLSGLITPSLDEMAFFAGELQREGLKLPLLIGGATTSRVHTAVKIDPSYRAGPVVHVNDASRAVGVASSLLSPEKREAYAAEVRAEYAKISEAHLRAQADKKRLKLSDARANRVPIDFAANRPVKPTFLGIKTFDAYDLAELVDCIDWTPFFQTWELAGRFPAILNDAKVGEVARSLYDDARKMLDTIVKERWFRARATIGFWPANAQGDDIVLYADESRTKTIATLHTLRQQLEKREGRFNAALSDFIAPAGTGVPDYVGGFVVTAGIGEDAVADRFKKANDDYSSILCKALADRLAEAFAERMHARVRREFWAYAPDEALSNDELILEKYQGIRPAPGYPAQPDHTEKATLFALLDAENTAGVKLTESFAMWPGSSVSGLYFANPESYYFGVGKIERDQVEDYAVRKGMDVTEVERWLAPVLNYIPAQRSAAKSSFAATPANDVSSDDLASHPPGCTCAVHLVWQKKRAGAG
- a CDS encoding PaaI family thioesterase, giving the protein MTAIPEGFEPHFRKSPLTEPWEPLYAKKTDKAVNLGLRLAKPHTNGRGLIHGGLIAALSDNAMGYSCAQATNWTTTFVTISLSVDFVGSAEIGQWLAIESDVIKTGSTICFAQSLIKADDAVIARASGTFRVVPKKG
- a CDS encoding LysR family transcriptional regulator; translated protein: MDRLDAMQVFVTVADLRGFAPAARKLHLSPSAVTRQIAALEEHLGARLLQRTTRQVTLTDVGARYLERARRILADVEEADGSARAERNRPSGRLVVSAPVGFGRLHVGPVMAAYLKRYPDVACELRLSDHLVNLVEDAVDAAVRIGHLADSSLVARQVGEMRRIVVAAPAYLKRHGEPKTPEALASHQTIQFGPASEWRFLRDGRDVEVAPHPRFISNSADAALQYAEAGGGVTRVLAYQAAEGIKRGRLRIVLAKYEQPAMPIHIVYPTSRLLSAKVRAFIDLVVETTAWRFG
- a CDS encoding pyridoxamine 5'-phosphate oxidase family protein, yielding MTAAHSYASDVAFTPAVKSIQTRKGSREAYARAEQRGWRTEIDENLAAFLADANSFYLATASADGQPYIQHRGGPKGFVKVLDKQTLAFADYAGNQQYLTQGNLSENTKAYIFVMDYAHRRRVKIWGEARVVEDDDALTQSLMPKGYRARPEQVIVFKIAAWDTNCPQHIPQKFDAADVAAALAARDQRIAELEAEVAALKGQAAAN
- a CDS encoding ABC transporter ATP-binding protein: MSALLSVVDAHVAYGKVEAVRSVSLEVGANEIVTIVGANGAGKTTLLSAIMGVLPLKGRVAFAGHDLARLDIEDRVAMGLGLVPEHRELFVTMNVEDNLELGAFRIEKSRAKASIERVYTLFPRLKERRKQLAGTLSGGEQQMLAMGRALMGEPKLLMLDEPSLGLAPIIVADIFRIVTELRAGGVSVLLVEQNAQAALKIADHAYVMELGEFVLSGKASDIAANERVAASYLGFQHEGESVL